DNA sequence from the Actinopolymorpha sp. NPDC004070 genome:
CTGCTGTTCACGTTCCTGGCGCTGATCAACAGCTCGCTGGTCCGCACGTTCAACTGGTTCAACGGCGGCTCGGTCGACCTCGCGCTCTACTTCAACGCGCTGACGTTCCTCGTCGGCGCGATCGTGGTGGCCAGACTGCGCGAGGTCTCCGGACGGCCGGCCTCGGGGGAGATCACCGAGGAACAGACCAACGTCCTCAAGGCCGTCATCGAGGGCTGGCGGTTCGTCGCGCAGAACCGCCTGATCCGCGGCCTGGTGATCGGGGTCGTGGGTGCGTTCGCCGCGGGTGGTGTGGTGATCGGCCTTGGCCGTACGTACGTCACCGACCTCGGCGGCGGCGCCGCGGGATACGGCGTCGTCTTCGGCGCGCTGTTCACCGGCCTGGCAGTCGGCATGGCGGTCGGCCCGCGGTTCCTGGTCGGCCTGTCCCGGCGGCGGATGTTCGGGCTGACCCTCACCGCGGCCGGGGTGTCCCTCATCGCCGTGGCGCTGGTCCAGAACCTCGTGCTGGTGGCGTTCTGCACCGTCCTGCTCGGCGCGTTCGCCGGGATCACCTGGATCACCGGCTACACCTTGCTGGGCCTGGAGGTCGAGGACTCCATCCGCGGCCGCACGTTCGCGTTCGTCCAGTCGCTGACCAAGATCGCGCTGGCGGCGGTGCTCGCGGCGGCGCCCGCCATCGCCGGTTCGTTCGGCGCGCACGGGATCGAGCTGCCGGGCAAGGTCACCTTGACATACAACGGCGCGTCGATCACGTTCCTGCTCGCCGGAATCGCGGCGACGGCATTCGGGCTGGTGTCGTTCCGGCAGATGGACGACCGCCCCGGGGTGTCGGTGCTGCGCGACGTGCGCGCGGTGTTCAGCGGACACGACCGCGGTTTCTACGCCGACACCGGGCTGTTCATCGCGTTCGAGGGCGGCGAGGGTGCCGGCAAGTCCACCCAGGCGAGGCGACTGGCGCGGTGGCTGGAGGACCAGGGCCACGCGGTCACCGTCACCCACGAGCCGGGCGCCACCGACATCGGCCGGGAGCTGCGGCACCTGCTGCTGCACGGGGCGAGCGGCATCTCCCCGCGGACCGAGGCGCTGCTGTACGCCGCGGACAAGGCCGAGCACGTCGACTCGATGATCAAGCCCGTGCTCGCGCAGGGGGCGGTCGTCATCACCGACCGGTACGTCGACTCCGCACTCGCCTACCAGGGCGGGGGCCGCGACCTCAGCCAGCCCGATCTCGTCCGCCTGTCCCGCTGGGCGACGGGCGGGCTGCGGCCGCATCTGACCGTCCTGCTGGACCTCCCGCCGGAGGCCGGGCTGGCCCGGGTGGACGGCACCCCGGACCGGCTCGAACGCGAGCCGCTGGAGTTCCACACCCGCGTCCGCCAGCAGTTCCTCGACCTCGCCGCGCTCGACCCCGAGCGGTACGCCGTCCTGGACGCGACGCTGCCGGTCGACGAACTCGCCGCCCAGATCCGGGACGCGGTGCGGCCGTTGCTGGGCGGTGTCGGCGGCGAGGCCGGCGACGTCGACGGCCCTGGCGGATCCGGCGGTCAGGATCGGCCCTACGACAGCACGTGGGGGAGCGGGGACGATCTCGCGCCGCGGCCGGCGTCACCGGACCACGACCTCGGCACCGGCGACGACCAGCGCGAGGACCCGTCCCGTCCCGCGCAGACGGTCCAGCCGCGGCAGCCGAGTGAGGAGGCGCAGGCATGACCCAGGTGCAGCACGCCGGCAGCGACGCGGAGGAGCTCGCCCCCGCCGACGTACCCATGACCGGGGTCTGGGCCGACCTGGTGGGACAGGAGCCGACCGTCGCCGTCCTGCGACCTGCCGCCACCGCGGCCGCCGCCTGGCTGGCCGGAGACCGGTCGCCGTCGGCCATGACCCACGCCTGGCTGCTCACCGGGCCGCCGGGTTCGGGTCGTTCGAACGCCGCCCGCGCGTTCGCCGCCGCCCTGCAGTGCGAGCGGGGCGGGTGCGGGGAGTGCTCGGCGTGCCGGACCGCGCTCACCGGTTCGCATCCCGACGTCACCCTGGTCCGCACCGAGCAGCTCAGCCTGAAGGTCGAGGAGATCCGCGAGCTCGTCCGCAAGTCGGCGATGTCGCCGGTCGGCCGGCGCTGGCAGATCCTGGTCGTCGAGGACGCCGACCGGCTCACCGAGCAGGCCGCCGACGCGTTGTTGAAGAGCCTGGAGGAGCCGGCCGAGCGTACGGTCTGGTTGCTGTGCGCACCGACTGTGGAGGACGTCGTCCCCACGATCCGGTCGCGATGCCGGTTGCTGGTTCTGCGTACTCCCCCCACGTCCGCGGTCGCGGAGGTGCTCCAGCGCAGGTACGACGTCGAGCCGGCGGTGGCGATGTTCGCCGCACGCGCGTCGCAGGGGCACATCGGGCGGGCGCGGGCGCTGGCGACGCAGGAGGAGGTGCGGGTCCGGCGCCAGCAGGTCCTCGCGGTGCCGAACAGCCTGCGTGACCTGGCCAGCTGCCTGACCGCGGCCGCGCAGCTGGTCGAGACTGCCTCCAGGGAGGCGAAGGAGGCGACCGCCGACCTCGACGGTGCGGAGAAGCTCGAGCTCGAACGCGCGTACGGCGTCAGCGGCAGTGGCGGTCGCGGTCCCCGTCCTCGCCAGCTGCAGACGGCGCAGAAGGACCTGGAGGAGCAGCAGAAGGTCCGCGCCAAGCGGCTGCAGCGCGATGCCCTCGACCGCGCACTGCTGGACCTGATGGCGTACTACCGCGACGTGCTCGCGGTGGCTCTCGGCGCCCGGACGGAGCTCGTCAACGAGGAGTTGCGCGACGAGATCGAACGCCGCGCCGCCGAGACCCGGCCCGAACAGGTCATCCACCAGATCGACGCGATCCTCGCCTGCCGGGAGGCGATCACGGCCAACGTCGCCCCGCTGCTCGCCGCCGAGGCGATGACCATCGCCTTGTGGAACACCCCCGGCTGAGACGGGGGGCCTGACCTCCTGCCACGGGCCGGGCCTTCTGCCACGGGCCGGGCCTCCGGTCACCTGTGGAAGACGGGACGGCCGGCTCAGCTGGATCTCGTAGGGTTGCCGGAGGAACGAACGCCGAAGGGTGG
Encoded proteins:
- the tmk gene encoding dTMP kinase: MSEHERSTSTVGTGMSVPANDIRGVLRIKPFRTLWIALGLSSLGDWLGLLALTAMAGQLAAGNYRTENFAIAGVLLLRLLPAVVVGPLGGYIADRLDRRWTLVVGDVIRFVLFASIPIVGTLWWLYVATVLIEAVSLIWLPSKDAAVPNLVPRDRLAVANQVSMVTTYGSALPAALLFTFLALINSSLVRTFNWFNGGSVDLALYFNALTFLVGAIVVARLREVSGRPASGEITEEQTNVLKAVIEGWRFVAQNRLIRGLVIGVVGAFAAGGVVIGLGRTYVTDLGGGAAGYGVVFGALFTGLAVGMAVGPRFLVGLSRRRMFGLTLTAAGVSLIAVALVQNLVLVAFCTVLLGAFAGITWITGYTLLGLEVEDSIRGRTFAFVQSLTKIALAAVLAAAPAIAGSFGAHGIELPGKVTLTYNGASITFLLAGIAATAFGLVSFRQMDDRPGVSVLRDVRAVFSGHDRGFYADTGLFIAFEGGEGAGKSTQARRLARWLEDQGHAVTVTHEPGATDIGRELRHLLLHGASGISPRTEALLYAADKAEHVDSMIKPVLAQGAVVITDRYVDSALAYQGGGRDLSQPDLVRLSRWATGGLRPHLTVLLDLPPEAGLARVDGTPDRLEREPLEFHTRVRQQFLDLAALDPERYAVLDATLPVDELAAQIRDAVRPLLGGVGGEAGDVDGPGGSGGQDRPYDSTWGSGDDLAPRPASPDHDLGTGDDQREDPSRPAQTVQPRQPSEEAQA
- a CDS encoding DNA polymerase III subunit delta': MTQVQHAGSDAEELAPADVPMTGVWADLVGQEPTVAVLRPAATAAAAWLAGDRSPSAMTHAWLLTGPPGSGRSNAARAFAAALQCERGGCGECSACRTALTGSHPDVTLVRTEQLSLKVEEIRELVRKSAMSPVGRRWQILVVEDADRLTEQAADALLKSLEEPAERTVWLLCAPTVEDVVPTIRSRCRLLVLRTPPTSAVAEVLQRRYDVEPAVAMFAARASQGHIGRARALATQEEVRVRRQQVLAVPNSLRDLASCLTAAAQLVETASREAKEATADLDGAEKLELERAYGVSGSGGRGPRPRQLQTAQKDLEEQQKVRAKRLQRDALDRALLDLMAYYRDVLAVALGARTELVNEELRDEIERRAAETRPEQVIHQIDAILACREAITANVAPLLAAEAMTIALWNTPG